One window of Medicago truncatula cultivar Jemalong A17 chromosome 2, MtrunA17r5.0-ANR, whole genome shotgun sequence genomic DNA carries:
- the LOC25486653 gene encoding F-box/kelch-repeat protein At3g23880 encodes MGEENDTSKRQLYLSSTGDGLLHRQPFLPDELVFEILSRLPVKSLLQYKCVSKSWKTLISDPQFTQTHLRNLIVDPTINHQRFFYSPESKPSKIASIPVKPLFENLSEPPKATEFSMEHEYGILGSCNGLLCLFSFKEGYVTLLNPSIEWKSKISPTLDSYEYHKYWITYHGFGYDHVNDRYKVLAVVCVVANGIVKKLTQIHTFGENSWTSIPNFPSPSPMISRFSWVGKFVSGTLNWVIIKTGVIPKRNVILSFDLAKETYKEVLLPEPDGVDVSNHVLGVLSNCLCVCFDSNKTHSDFWLMKKYGVAESWTRLMMIPLNKIWHCLQSRPDFIQPLFMSENSSVLLRTYSKFLLYNLNNGRLDCLQGYNEFDPDIYHESLSLRRTLERQLDYVLVCLGKWEQWNGNSKKLQNGFFYRFYFRSVLAALNQLGDTSIGNDISVELAHDFPGMVMEEFAVVDYDMPDEGREQKLLPINV; translated from the exons ATGGGTGAAGAAAACGACACCTCTAAGAGACAACTATATCTTTCTTCTACTGGTGATGGTTTACTTCACCGGCAACCATTCTTGCCGGATGAACTTGTCTTTGAAATCCTCTCGAGGCTTCCGGTGAAATCCCTCCTTCAATACAAGTGCGTGAGTAAATCCTGGAAAACCCTAATCTCCGATCCTCAATTTACACAAACTCACCTTCGGAACTTAATCGTGGATCCAACCATAAACCATCAACGATTTTTCTATTCCCCAGAGAGTAAACCAAGCAAAATCGCATCTATCCCTGTGAAGCCATTATTCGAAAACCTATCAGAGCCTCCTAAAGCTACTGAGTTCAGCATGGAACATGAGTATGGTATTCTTGGTTCATGCAATGGGTTGTTGTGTctattttctttcaaagaaGGTTATGTTACATTGTTGAACCCTTCTATCGAATGGAAATCCAAAATATCTCCAACCCTTGATTCTTATGAATATCATAAATATTGGATCACATATCATGGCTTTGGCTATGATCATGTGAATGACCGATACAAGGTGCTAGCAGTTGTGTGTGTTGTGGCTAATggaattgttaaaaaattgacACAAATTCATACTTTTGGTGAAAATTCTTGGACAAGTATTCCGAATTTCCCTTCCCCTTCTCCTATGATCAGCCGCTTTTCGTGGGTAGGGAAATTTGTGAGTGGCACTTTAAATTGGGTAATAATTAAAACAGGGGTCATTCCTAAACGAAACGTGATTCTTTCTTTTGATCTTGCAAAGGAGACTTATAAGGAAGTGTTGCTGCCTGAACCTGATGGTGTCGATGTCAGCAACCACGTGCTGGGTGTTTTGAGTAACTGTCTTTGTGTATGTTTTGACTCCAATAAAACTCATTCGGATTTTTggttaatgaaaaaatatggaGTTGCTGAGTCATGGACTAGATTGATGATGATCCCTCTTAACAAGATATGGCACTGCTTACAATCCCGACCTGATTTTATTCAACCCTTGTTCATGTCTGAAAATAGTTCTGTTTTGCTTAGAACATATAGCAAATTTTTGCTATATAACTTAAATAATGGTAGATTGGATTGCCTTCAAGGTTATAATGAGTTTGATCCTGATATTTATCACGAGAGTCTC AGTTTGCGCAGAACTTTGGAAAGACAGTTAGATTATGTTCTTGTGTGTCTTGGAAAATGGGAACA ATGGAATGGAAATTCTAAGAAACTACAAAATGGATTCTTTTATAGATTCTATTTCCGCAGTGTGCTTGCAGCCTTGAACCAGCTGGGTGACACCTCTATTGGAAACGATATATCCGTAGAACTAGCACATGATTTTCCGGGAATGGTGATGGAGGAATTTGCGGTCGTTGATTATGATATGCCTGATGAAGGGAGAGAACAAAAACTGCTGCCGATCAACGTGTAA
- the LOC25486654 gene encoding F-box/kelch-repeat protein At3g23880, translating to MSEEENDTQFSPTGDGLLHRQPFLPDELVFEILSRLPVKTLLQYKCVCKSWKTLISDPQFAQTHLRNLILDPTVTYQRFFYNPNIVQCKIASIPLKPLLENISEPPKAIKFSMEHKYRILGSCNGLLCLFFVKEGYVRLLNPSIEWKSKKSPTLDSYESHKYWITYYGFGYDHVNDKYKVLAVHANEFGGKVIQIHTFGENSWTTIPNFPLPVGSVSWSGRFVSGTLNWVGNSCSSNRDVILSFDLANETYKEVLLPEPDGVNVSKPVLGVLSNCLCVCFDSNNTHWDFWLMKKYGIAESWTRLMIIPLNKIWHCLQSRPSFIQPLFMSENSSVFLRTYSKFFLYNLNNGRLDCFPGYYEFDHHIYYESLVSPKF from the coding sequence ATGAGTGAAGAAGAAAACGACACCCAGTTTTCTCCTACGGGCGATGGTTTACTTCACCGGCAACCATTTTTACCGGATGAACTTGTTTTTGAAATCCTCTCGAGGCTTCCGGTGAAAACCCTCCTGCAATACAAGTGCGTGTGTAAATCATGGAAAACCCTAATCTCCGATCCTCAGTTTGCACAAACTCACCTTCGGAACTTAATCTTGGATCCAACCGTAACCTATCAACGATTTTTCTATAACCCGAATATTGTACAGTGCAAAATTGCATCTATCCCTTTGAAGCCATTATTGGAAAACATATCAGAGCCTCCTAAAGCTATTAAGTTCAGTATGGAACACAAGTATCGTATTCTTGGTTCATGCAATGGGTTGTTGTGTCTATTTTTTGTCAAAGAAGGTTATGTTAGATTGTTGAACCCTTCTATCGAATGGAAATCCAAAAAATCTCCAACCCTTGATTCTTATGAATCTCATAAATATTGGATCACATATTATGGCTTTGGCTATGATCATGTGAATGACAAATACAAGGTTCTAGCAGTTCATGCTAATGAATTTGGTGGAAAAGTGATACAAATTCATACTTTTGGTGAAAATTCTTGGACAACTATTCCGAATTTCCCTCTTCCTGTCGGTAGCGTTTCATGGTCAGGGAGGTTTGTGAGTGGCACTCTGAATTGGGTAGGTAACAGTTGCAGTTCTAACCGAGACGTGATTCTTTCTTTTGATCTTGCAAATGAGACTTATAAGGAAGTGTTGCTGCCTGAACCTGATGGTGTCAATGTCAGCAAGCCCGTGCTGGGTGTTTTGAGTAACTGTCTTTGTGTATGTTTTGACTCCAATAATACTCATTGGGATTTTTggttaatgaaaaaatatggaATTGCTGAGTCCTGGACTAGATTGATGATCATCCCTCTTAACAAGATATGGCACTGCTTACAATCCCGGCCTTCTTTTATTCAACCCTTGTTCATGTCTGAAAATAGTTCTGTTTTTCTGAGAACATATAGCAAATTTTTCCTATATAACTTAAATAATGGTAGATTGGATTGCTTTCCAGGTTATTATGAGTTTGATCATCATATTTACTACGAGAGTCTCGTATCACCAAAATTTTGA